GCTACAATTAAAAAAAAAGTTAGAATTAATCTAACTTTTATCATAATACGCCTTGGACCTGATTCCCACTAATGAAGAGAATATTGACACTACACACAGAACTGTACAAATTCCTGCAGCCAACTGACAGCTAAGCATTAGCAAATGATAATTAGCTGGAATAATAGGCACATTGCCCATAATATATGCAAATATTAGTGTAAACATTCCCATACTCAATGTTTGGCCTATAACTCTCATTGTAGCCACTGAAGCTGATGCGATTGGAGTATCCTTTGGATGGACAGATCCCATAATCGCATTTGTGTTTGGAGAGGAGAATAAACCGAAACCGAATCCCTGGAATGCCATTGCAACCATCAAGTAGATTAGAGGTGTTGTAGTATCCACAATTGAAATTAAAAATATTCCAAGAGCCCCGAAACCAATACCTACTGCAGACAATATTTGGGGATTAATCTTATCGGAGATTCTACCGGCAATAGGAGCCATTACAACCTGGAAAACCGGAGTTATTAATAATATCATTCCCGCCTGACTTGAATCTAGACCTCTGATATATTGCAGATAATAATTGATAATAGTTACAATTGCAAAAGTTGCCAAATAAGCACAAAGGGCCGCAAAGTTAGCTGATGAAAATTTGGAATTTTTAAACAGTCTTACGTCAAATACTGGAGCTTTTACTTTAATTTCAGTTACTACAAAAATAGCTATCAAGATCAGACCTACTACTGTCAAGATAACTCCTGTTGTTTCATTTAGCATTGTAAAACCAAATATAAAGAGAACTATTCCAACAGCATATAAAACAGAACCTTTTGTGTCAAGAGGTTTGTCTTTAAATGTAACCCATTCCTTGTTGATTTTTGTTATGAGCAATCCCAGACATAGGAATAAAAATGGAAGTGTTATGTAAAATATTGATCTCCAACCAAATGAGAAGTTTAAAAAACCTCCAATAACCGGTGAAAGCGAAGTAGCTAAATATACCCCTACAACAGTAAGACCAATAGCCTGACCTCTATCTTGTGGTTTGAATGCGGATACAACCATGGCCATTGCAGCAACGTTTAGAAAACCTGCACCTGCACCCTGAAATATTCTGCAAATCAAAAACATGTCTTTAGAAATGGAAAATACACATACAATCGAACTTATTATATACAAAACCATTCCAAATACCATTGTCTTCTTAAGACCAAACTTTCCTGAAATCTGCCCTGCAGGGACTGTTACTGCTGCAACTGACAGGAAGAACAACATGGTAACCCAATTCTGAACAATATTGCTCATGCCAAATTCAACAGCCAATGATGGGACTGAAATCATTACTGCTGATGAGAGAAATACTGTAAAGAATGAAGTTACGGCTGCTATGACCAAAACATATTTTTCAAAATTATCCATTTAATCATCCTCATTTAATTCTATGCTTTTTCTTGTTAATTTTTTAAAAGTATCAAAAAATTCATCGTTGATTTCATTTAATCCCATTTTCTCTTCCCAAGCAGAATTGATTTTTTTAAATTCTGGGATTAAATTTAAAGCTTTTTCAGTCAATTGCATTTTATATTGCCTTTTATCTTCAAGACCCTTGGATCGAATTATGAACCCTTTGTTTTCCAAATCCTTAATTGATTTGGCCACATATCCTTTTGTTAGGAAAAAAATATCAGCCAAATCTTTTTGAGATACGTTGGAAAACTTATCAATTCTAATCAAAAATAACATCTGAATGTAGTTCAAATCGTATTTTAAGACATTGTCATTCAGATATTTGTGAAGATTTTTATTAAAAATGAACAATTGACTTCCGAATGGTCCTTCAAACATGAAATCACTGACTTAAAATAATATTAACCCCATTTGGATCTTTAGTGAAGGCCAAAGTATTGTTTGGTGTTTGCTCAATGACTATCTCCAAATCAGGATTATCTTCCTTCATAATTTGCACTTCCCTTTTAACATCATTAACCTTGAAAACAATGCCAAAAAGACCTGTTTCTGGATTTTTCTCTTTAATAAGTTCAATACCTGCACCAGACTTGTCTTTGAGGAAAATAATAGTCTTGTCTGGCAAATTTAATTGATTTTCAATTTCAAATCCTAATGTTTTCTTATAAAAATTTAAACTCTCATCCATATCCTTAACAAGAATTGTAGTGTATTCTAATTGCATGAAAATTAATATCTTCCTATAAATATAAATAGTTTCCTATGAAACTAAATTCCATTGAAAAAAAAAAATAATGGATAAAAATTATCCACTATTATAATATCCTTTTGACCTGACCCCTATAATTGAAACAACAACAGAAATTATACAGACAACAGTACAGATTACTGCAGTTATTTGTGAACTTTGAATCAATAAATGATAATTTTCAGGAATAATCGGCACATTACCCATAACTATTGCAAAGACAAAGGTAAATATACCCATACTCATTGTCTGACCAACAACCCTCATTACTGAGTAAGATGCAGAAGCCATTGAAGTTTCTTTTTTAGGAACTGAACCCATAATCTCGTTTGTATTTGCAGGCGAGAACAGACCAAATCCTAAACCTAACAATATGAATGAAATTATAACCAGTACAAGAGATACCTCTTTTGAAAGGAATATAATCATTATAATTCCTACAGCACCAATAACTCCACCAATAGCGGCCAATATTTGCGGATTGATCTTATCGGACAAGGATCCTGAAATCGGAGACATGATGACCTGAAGAACTGGAGCTATAATCAAAAGCATTCCTGCTTCCTGTGAATTAAATCCCCTAATATACTGAAGATGGTAATTCATAATTGTGAATATTACAGACATTGCAAAATAGGCAGCCAATGCAGCCACATTTGAAGTTAAAAACTTAGGATTTTTAAATAA
The genomic region above belongs to Methanobrevibacter sp. and contains:
- a CDS encoding MFS transporter, encoding MDNFEKYVLVIAAVTSFFTVFLSSAVMISVPSLAVEFGMSNIVQNWVTMLFFLSVAAVTVPAGQISGKFGLKKTMVFGMVLYIISSIVCVFSISKDMFLICRIFQGAGAGFLNVAAMAMVVSAFKPQDRGQAIGLTVVGVYLATSLSPVIGGFLNFSFGWRSIFYITLPFLFLCLGLLITKINKEWVTFKDKPLDTKGSVLYAVGIVLFIFGFTMLNETTGVILTVVGLILIAIFVVTEIKVKAPVFDVRLFKNSKFSSANFAALCAYLATFAIVTIINYYLQYIRGLDSSQAGMILLITPVFQVVMAPIAGRISDKINPQILSAVGIGFGALGIFLISIVDTTTPLIYLMVAMAFQGFGFGLFSSPNTNAIMGSVHPKDTPIASASVATMRVIGQTLSMGMFTLIFAYIMGNVPIIPANYHLLMLSCQLAAGICTVLCVVSIFSSLVGIRSKAYYDKS
- a CDS encoding MarR family winged helix-turn-helix transcriptional regulator, yielding MFEGPFGSQLFIFNKNLHKYLNDNVLKYDLNYIQMLFLIRIDKFSNVSQKDLADIFFLTKGYVAKSIKDLENKGFIIRSKGLEDKRQYKMQLTEKALNLIPEFKKINSAWEEKMGLNEINDEFFDTFKKLTRKSIELNEDD
- a CDS encoding VOC family protein codes for the protein MQLEYTTILVKDMDESLNFYKKTLGFEIENQLNLPDKTIIFLKDKSGAGIELIKEKNPETGLFGIVFKVNDVKREVQIMKEDNPDLEIVIEQTPNNTLAFTKDPNGVNIILSQ